A single window of Electrophorus electricus isolate fEleEle1 chromosome 16, fEleEle1.pri, whole genome shotgun sequence DNA harbors:
- the LOC118242742 gene encoding histone H4-like, producing MSGKRKRSKGGTKHKVRCDDMQVMSNAIIRHLARRGGVKRNSGLIYEETRAVLKVFLENVIRDAVTYIEHEKRNTVTYLDVIFALKCQAPLFWVKLRYQTTRNHRHLLEPTIS from the coding sequence ATGTCAGGTAAAAGAAAGCGCAGCAAAGGCGGAACTAAGCACAAGGTTCGCTGTGACGACATGCAGGTCATGTCTAATGCCATTATTCGACATCTGGCCCGTCGTGGCGGCGTCAAGCGTAACTCCGGTCTGATCTACGAGGAGACCCGTGCTGTGCTGAAAGTGTTCCTAGAGAACGTTATCAGGGATGCAGTTACCTACATCGAGCACGAGAAGAGGAACACCGTCACCTATTTGGATGTGATTTTTGCTCTGAAATGCCAGGCACCACTCTTTTGGGTTAAACTTCGATATCAAACAACACGAAACCACCGGCACTTATTAGAGCCAACCATATCATAA